In bacterium, a single window of DNA contains:
- a CDS encoding MOSC domain-containing protein — protein sequence MKKSKMTEGRVVGVCISKKRGVSKENVSSGILQKDYGLVGDAHAGTNKQVSLLTQEDIEEADIPASPGNFAENITTRGIDLLALKIGGELQIGSALISITQFGKTPEEMCGHSFSYQGIALLPTKGVFAKVINGGEVEVGDKIRVTRRDNSVRNWGCKYE from the coding sequence ATGAAAAAATCAAAAATGACAGAAGGTAGGGTTGTTGGTGTTTGCATAAGTAAAAAACGGGGTGTTTCAAAAGAGAATGTTAGCAGCGGTATCTTGCAAAAAGATTATGGGCTTGTCGGTGATGCTCACGCAGGGACAAATAAGCAGGTGAGTTTGCTGACTCAGGAAGATATCGAAGAAGCAGACATCCCTGCATCTCCAGGCAATTTTGCTGAAAATATTACCACCAGAGGTATTGATCTGCTGGCACTAAAGATTGGGGGTGAATTGCAAATAGGGTCCGCTCTGATTTCAATTACTCAGTTTGGCAAAACCCCAGAAGAGATGTGTGGGCACAGCTTTTCTTACCAGGGAATTGCCCTTCTGCCCACAAAAGGTGTTTTTGCTAAGGTGATAAATGGTGGGGAAGTGGAGGTTGGGGACAAAATCAGGGTAACGAGGAGGGATAATTCAGTAAGGAATTGGGGTTGTAAATATGAATAA
- a CDS encoding MotA/TolQ/ExbB proton channel family protein has protein sequence MLEFISKGGVLMYPIVLCSIVAIAIILERAYHFFRIKTNVSQFLLQIEQTLQSNKIETALRLAKNATGPVASVVEAGISNCQKDAERWEKAVSGVGTKELVRLEKNLRVLGIIAHVSPLLGLLGTVTGMIKAFMKIQELGGRVDASVLAGGIWEALLTTAAGLSVAIPAMFAYHYFEGKVDNCAIAMKEAGLLVSEWLGVGKPKEEGKNYSEHSGEDVDYGI, from the coding sequence ATGCTTGAGTTTATTTCAAAAGGTGGGGTATTGATGTATCCCATTGTTCTATGTTCGATAGTGGCTATTGCTATTATCTTAGAGCGGGCGTACCACTTTTTTCGGATAAAGACAAATGTATCTCAATTCTTGCTTCAAATCGAGCAGACACTGCAATCTAATAAAATAGAAACTGCATTAAGGCTGGCAAAAAATGCTACAGGCCCAGTAGCCTCTGTAGTGGAAGCTGGCATAAGCAACTGCCAAAAAGATGCAGAGAGGTGGGAAAAGGCAGTAAGTGGAGTGGGGACGAAGGAATTAGTCAGGTTAGAAAAAAACCTGCGTGTATTGGGAATTATTGCCCATGTATCGCCCCTTTTAGGGCTTCTGGGGACGGTGACCGGGATGATTAAAGCGTTTATGAAAATACAGGAGTTAGGGGGCAGGGTTGATGCCTCGGTTTTAGCCGGTGGTATCTGGGAGGCACTTTTGACTACTGCCGCTGGACTATCTGTGGCCATACCTGCTATGTTTGCCTATCATTATTTTGAAGGTAAGGTGGATAATTGTGCTATTGCCATGAAAGAGGCTGGACTACTTGTTTCTGAATGGTTGGGAGTCGGAAAGCCAAAAGAAGAAGGCAAAAATTACTCTGAACATTCAGGGGAGGATGTGGACTATGGAATTTGA
- a CDS encoding type II toxin-antitoxin system HicB family antitoxin, translating into MLYKLPVILSPQQEGGYTVTSPLLPELVTEGDTIEEALINVRDAFTAVVEAYQELGRLLPVNTKLTDANSPVWLETVVTTP; encoded by the coding sequence ATGCTTTACAAACTCCCAGTGATACTTTCACCACAACAGGAAGGTGGATATACGGTGACTTCCCCGCTGTTACCAGAATTGGTTACGGAGGGAGATACTATCGAGGAGGCATTGATTAACGTTCGTGACGCGTTCACAGCCGTGGTTGAAGCCTATCAAGAACTAGGTCGGTTGCTACCTGTGAATACGAAGCTGACAGATGCCAATAGCCCTGTGTGGTTAGAGACGGTGGTTACTACTCCATGA
- a CDS encoding type II toxin-antitoxin system HicA family toxin, whose amino-acid sequence MIYREVTRKFIVLGCYELPWRSAGSHRKWFNPNTQRVTSLPDWGGRDLKLGTIRAAVRQLGIDWYSFENA is encoded by the coding sequence ATGATCTATCGCGAAGTAACTCGTAAGTTTATTGTCTTGGGTTGCTACGAATTGCCTTGGCGAAGTGCTGGATCTCATCGTAAGTGGTTCAACCCAAATACACAACGAGTCACCTCCTTACCTGACTGGGGCGGTCGTGATCTGAAGTTGGGGACCATCCGAGCGGCTGTTCGACAATTGGGTATAGATTGGTATAGTTTTGAAAATGCCTGA
- a CDS encoding biopolymer transporter ExbD, translating to MEFERRKRISQHLDIAPLIDIVFLLLIFFMLTANFIMQPGIKITLPQAKTSQPQEERIVVFIGENSQIYLNEKQVDISLLEDALKLKLQEVQKKTVVIKADKKIDLGLAVKVMDIAKGAGADALTISTEKGDEDAK from the coding sequence ATGGAATTTGAGCGACGCAAACGAATAAGCCAGCATCTGGATATTGCTCCATTAATAGATATAGTATTTTTGCTTTTGATATTTTTCATGCTTACAGCTAATTTCATCATGCAGCCCGGAATAAAGATCACCCTGCCGCAAGCTAAAACCAGTCAGCCGCAGGAAGAAAGAATTGTTGTGTTTATAGGTGAGAATAGCCAGATTTATCTTAATGAAAAACAGGTGGATATTTCGCTTTTAGAAGATGCCCTAAAACTAAAATTACAAGAAGTGCAAAAGAAAACTGTAGTTATCAAAGCAGATAAAAAGATAGACCTGGGGTTGGCTGTCAAGGTGATGGATATTGCTAAGGGAGCGGGAGCAGATGCCCTGACAATTTCAACTGAAAAAGGTGATGAGGATGCTAAGTGA
- a CDS encoding TonB-dependent receptor has protein sequence MLTRLTKTMPVIILAGVMGFYLPQSVLAEEAIELEKVVVTATKGERVIADVPVRTEVITSKEIEAKGATNLYEALEGTPGIRVEQQCSYCNFSVCRMQGLEAGHVQILIDGQPVYSGLASVYGLQQVPTANIERIEVVKGAGSALYGASAIAGVINIITKKPTKEPTMNVNMSFGEHKTNNYEIFASTKKANMDMMLTAQKTTGDEILEDDSGLSKEEERLTDRVKTDNVAGGVEINWYDVFGDDKLSFSGRTTNEQRQGGDVDTFENFYAESAENIKTTRYEAGIGYRKNLSEDQIVNLNLSYCTHHRNATNDSFVGDYKDTHNDAFPPVDEMRPYLADEKLYVLDLNYAWLAGEKHRLLAGVQYGKNELEESGKYVILEGPDPATGSTYLSTSKKSADEIGIYLQDEVSLNDTLELVVGARYDRHNSEDDFGGSGDAAPKDRIKLTYDEKAFSPRAALMYRPNPQTTVRTSLGTGFRVPYGFSEDLHLCSGSPRVYKGAGLNPEKSVSLNFGVDYEAERYRLSANIFRTNLKDKIGFTDASDKATKLGYTYEWANIGDAYTQGIELGLVTRLAENLNLDCNLAYTDAQYKKERADWVNSHGGKYASDSKYIPRVPELTAGVKLDYNKVNWNLVLDCNYTGRMYIDYCQEEEVENPNSKIKHTEPFVVVNSKISRSFPDYGLTTFVGAKNLFDEVQDEKHPDDAAFMYAPYTGRMLYAGMEVAF, from the coding sequence ATGTTAACAAGGTTAACAAAAACAATGCCAGTAATCATTCTGGCAGGAGTGATGGGGTTCTACCTACCCCAATCAGTTTTAGCAGAGGAGGCTATTGAACTGGAAAAGGTAGTGGTAACAGCCACTAAGGGCGAAAGGGTAATAGCAGATGTCCCTGTGCGCACTGAGGTGATTACCAGCAAGGAAATTGAAGCAAAAGGGGCAACAAATCTTTACGAGGCTTTAGAAGGAACACCTGGAATAAGGGTAGAACAACAATGTTCCTATTGTAACTTCAGCGTTTGCAGAATGCAAGGATTAGAAGCAGGACATGTCCAGATATTGATTGATGGACAACCGGTATATTCCGGGCTGGCATCCGTATATGGTTTACAGCAGGTGCCAACTGCAAATATCGAGCGTATCGAGGTGGTAAAAGGTGCAGGGTCTGCCCTTTACGGGGCAAGTGCTATTGCCGGGGTGATTAACATCATCACTAAAAAGCCAACTAAAGAGCCTACAATGAATGTAAATATGAGCTTTGGAGAGCATAAAACCAATAATTATGAAATATTTGCCTCTACCAAAAAGGCAAATATGGATATGATGCTCACTGCTCAGAAGACTACCGGTGATGAAATATTAGAGGATGATTCAGGTCTTTCAAAAGAGGAAGAACGATTGACGGATAGAGTGAAAACCGACAATGTTGCTGGGGGAGTAGAGATAAACTGGTACGATGTGTTTGGAGATGACAAACTCAGTTTTTCAGGAAGAACCACAAATGAGCAGCGCCAGGGTGGTGATGTAGACACATTTGAAAATTTCTATGCAGAATCAGCAGAGAATATTAAGACTACTCGGTATGAGGCAGGAATTGGTTACAGAAAAAATCTTTCAGAAGACCAAATAGTAAATCTTAACCTCAGTTACTGCACCCATCATCGCAACGCCACTAATGATTCCTTTGTGGGTGACTATAAAGACACTCATAATGACGCATTTCCACCCGTAGATGAAATGCGACCCTATCTGGCAGATGAAAAACTTTATGTGCTGGATTTGAACTATGCCTGGCTGGCAGGAGAAAAACATCGCCTGTTAGCAGGGGTTCAATACGGCAAAAATGAGCTGGAGGAGTCAGGCAAGTATGTAATCCTTGAAGGTCCAGACCCCGCTACTGGAAGCACCTATCTCTCCACAAGCAAAAAGAGTGCGGATGAGATAGGGATTTATCTCCAGGATGAAGTATCTCTAAACGATACCCTGGAGTTGGTAGTAGGGGCAAGGTATGACAGGCATAACTCAGAGGATGATTTTGGAGGTTCTGGTGATGCTGCTCCCAAGGATAGGATTAAACTTACCTACGACGAAAAGGCATTTAGTCCCAGAGCGGCGTTAATGTATCGTCCAAATCCTCAAACTACCGTCCGCACAAGTCTTGGCACAGGTTTCCGTGTACCGTATGGATTCAGTGAAGATTTGCATCTTTGCAGTGGCTCGCCAAGAGTTTATAAAGGTGCAGGCTTAAATCCTGAAAAATCGGTAAGCCTAAATTTTGGCGTAGATTATGAGGCAGAAAGATATAGATTATCTGCCAATATCTTTCGCACAAACCTTAAGGATAAGATTGGCTTTACTGATGCCAGTGATAAGGCTACAAAGTTAGGATATACCTATGAATGGGCAAATATAGGTGACGCCTATACCCAGGGCATAGAATTGGGTCTGGTAACTCGCTTAGCCGAAAATCTCAATCTCGACTGCAATCTGGCTTACACCGATGCCCAATATAAGAAAGAACGAGCGGATTGGGTAAATTCTCATGGAGGTAAATATGCCTCTGACAGTAAGTATATCCCTCGTGTTCCAGAGCTTACAGCAGGCGTTAAGCTGGATTATAACAAGGTGAACTGGAACCTTGTATTAGACTGTAACTATACGGGTAGAATGTACATTGATTATTGCCAGGAGGAAGAGGTAGAGAATCCTAATAGCAAAATTAAGCATACAGAGCCGTTCGTAGTAGTCAATAGCAAAATATCCAGAAGTTTTCCAGATTATGGACTTACTACCTTTGTAGGTGCTAAAAATCTATTTGATGAAGTACAGGATGAGAAGCATCCGGATGATGCGGCATTTATGTACGCACCTTACACGGGCAGGATGCTTTACGCTGGAATGGAAGTAGCATTTTAA
- a CDS encoding SWIM zinc finger family protein → MRYWDYYPRYTPARPKAVKDGLRTRKKAGEIGETWWAKRFLEVLNNFGWSNRLGRGRSYARKGQVIDYNIDYGIITSKVQGTQRRPYSIKIQVKTLSDKEWAEVIKTMSQQARFSAKLLAGQMPHDIEKVFEETKVSLFPTSEKDFVADCSCPDWANPCKHIAAVYYIVGEAFDRDPFLIFHLRGLKKDELLEALNKERGSVQREIEEVVEEEKEAAEPIACDPAIFWKVNKEIDYHFELNPPPLNAAILHRLGVPQFWMGTEKDFYKTMEKIYKDVSNSAIKIAYSSKEV, encoded by the coding sequence ATGAGATATTGGGATTATTATCCTCGTTATACACCAGCAAGACCAAAGGCTGTAAAGGATGGTCTGCGAACACGAAAGAAGGCAGGCGAAATAGGTGAGACATGGTGGGCAAAACGATTTTTAGAGGTATTGAATAATTTTGGCTGGTCAAATAGGCTTGGACGAGGTAGAAGTTATGCCAGAAAAGGTCAGGTGATAGACTACAACATAGATTATGGTATTATCACATCAAAGGTGCAGGGCACACAAAGAAGACCATATTCAATAAAGATACAGGTAAAGACTTTATCAGATAAGGAGTGGGCAGAGGTAATAAAAACTATGTCACAACAGGCACGATTTTCTGCAAAGCTGTTGGCAGGACAGATGCCTCATGATATTGAGAAGGTGTTTGAGGAAACAAAGGTTTCTTTATTCCCCACCTCTGAGAAGGATTTTGTGGCAGATTGCTCTTGCCCAGACTGGGCAAATCCATGCAAGCATATTGCCGCAGTGTATTATATAGTTGGTGAGGCATTTGACCGCGACCCATTTTTGATATTCCATCTAAGAGGTCTTAAGAAAGATGAATTGTTAGAGGCATTAAATAAAGAAAGAGGTAGTGTGCAGAGAGAAATTGAAGAAGTTGTTGAAGAAGAGAAAGAGGCAGCCGAGCCAATCGCTTGTGACCCGGCTATATTTTGGAAAGTAAATAAAGAGATAGATTATCACTTCGAGTTAAATCCCCCACCTTTAAATGCAGCTATTCTGCATCGGCTTGGTGTCCCACAGTTCTGGATGGGAACTGAAAAAGACTTCTACAAAACGATGGAGAAGATATACAAAGATGTAAGTAACTCAGCCATAAAAATTGCATATTCATCAAAAGAGGTGTAA
- a CDS encoding FeoA domain-containing protein — MASRPLKELLPGQKGKITKVTGSGSIHRRILDMGIIKFI, encoded by the coding sequence ATGGCTTCTAGACCTTTGAAGGAGCTTTTACCTGGCCAGAAGGGTAAGATTACAAAGGTTACAGGGTCTGGTTCTATTCATCGACGGATTTTGGATATGGGGATTATCAAATTTATATAG
- a CDS encoding class I SAM-dependent methyltransferase: protein MNKPMSDFHFKLMSSIGIKIRNLFLSPAKIIKEVKIEPGFQVLDFGCGPGYFTIMAAEIVGESGKVYALDIHPLAAKMVEKRAKKKKLANVKTILSDCQTGLPDNTMDVILFYDTFHLLSEPNKVLVELHRVLKPNGILSFSDHHMKEDEIISKVTNRELFRLSRKGKRTYSLLKEEPKK from the coding sequence ATGAATAAACCAATGTCTGATTTTCATTTCAAGCTTATGTCGTCTATTGGAATAAAGATCAGGAACCTGTTTTTATCACCCGCAAAGATCATAAAAGAAGTGAAAATCGAGCCAGGTTTTCAGGTTCTTGATTTTGGTTGTGGGCCGGGATATTTCACCATCATGGCTGCTGAAATAGTGGGAGAGTCAGGGAAAGTTTATGCTCTGGATATTCACCCACTTGCAGCTAAAATGGTTGAAAAAAGAGCGAAGAAAAAGAAATTAGCTAATGTAAAAACTATCCTTTCTGATTGCCAAACTGGTTTGCCTGATAATACCATGGATGTTATTCTATTCTACGATACTTTTCATCTCTTAAGTGAGCCGAATAAAGTATTAGTAGAATTACATCGGGTTTTGAAGCCAAATGGAATCCTGTCTTTCAGCGATCACCATATGAAGGAGGATGAAATCATATCCAAAGTAACAAATAGAGAATTGTTCAGGCTGTCGAGAAAGGGTAAAAGAACATATAGTCTTTTGAAGGAGGAACCGAAGAAATGA
- a CDS encoding BrnT family toxin, producing MYINKLEWDDYRIEHIARHNVEPREVWEVCEDLFHLAHREGLDRYRLYGQTAEGRYLFVVLEQVKKTVYKPITARDMTDKEKRNYRRLIK from the coding sequence ATGTACATTAACAAGTTAGAGTGGGACGATTATCGCATTGAGCATATTGCTCGGCATAATGTTGAACCTCGTGAAGTATGGGAAGTATGTGAAGATTTGTTCCATCTGGCTCACCGTGAAGGACTTGATCGCTATCGATTATACGGCCAGACTGCAGAAGGTCGTTACCTATTCGTCGTATTAGAGCAAGTCAAAAAGACAGTGTATAAACCTATCACAGCTCGAGATATGACTGATAAGGAAAAGCGAAATTACAGGAGATTAATAAAATGA
- a CDS encoding Fur family transcriptional regulator codes for MMTKEEIFRDYLNQKGLKFTPEREVVLEEVFSTHKHFDVDQLYDRLRKRDEHISRATIYRTLPLLVESNLIKETFRYQGRASYEHTFGHDHHDHLFCIECGKVIEFKEEQIERLQDEICKRYGFEPVEHRLGIRGYCKMCNKDSNT; via the coding sequence ATGATGACCAAAGAAGAGATATTTAGAGACTATTTGAACCAGAAGGGGTTGAAGTTTACCCCAGAGAGAGAGGTTGTTTTGGAGGAGGTATTCTCCACCCATAAACATTTTGATGTAGATCAGCTTTATGATCGTTTGCGTAAGCGAGACGAACATATCTCAAGAGCTACTATTTATAGAACTCTTCCTTTATTAGTTGAGAGTAATCTGATTAAAGAAACCTTCCGTTACCAAGGTAGGGCGAGTTATGAACATACCTTTGGACATGACCACCATGATCACCTATTCTGTATAGAGTGCGGTAAGGTCATTGAATTTAAGGAAGAGCAGATTGAAAGATTGCAAGATGAAATTTGCAAAAGGTATGGGTTTGAACCTGTTGAGCATAGATTAGGTATTAGAGGGTATTGTAAGATGTGTAATAAGGATTCCAATACTTAA
- a CDS encoding CopG family antitoxin — protein MNKLQVPEFKTYEEEAAFWDNLDTSAFMEDDGEWFRFETPNKRAIRITVLPEVADELIRRAHAQRVSVETLVNVLLLEHIRKFTVARVNKDGDQ, from the coding sequence ATGAATAAGTTGCAAGTACCAGAATTCAAAACTTACGAAGAGGAAGCAGCCTTCTGGGATAATCTCGATACCTCTGCTTTCATGGAAGATGATGGAGAATGGTTTCGATTTGAGACGCCTAATAAACGAGCGATTCGTATTACGGTTCTGCCAGAGGTCGCGGATGAACTCATACGGCGAGCTCATGCCCAAAGGGTGTCAGTTGAAACGCTGGTGAACGTCTTACTATTGGAGCACATACGTAAATTCACTGTCGCAAGAGTAAATAAGGATGGCGATCAATAA
- a CDS encoding DEAD/DEAH box helicase: MKLHGIWILEDEIVAKGKLFLWAEQLKPYLPTKPKKTNIHPYALPSKKILESIKISATSHQQVLLLPSYPAFPIPSSLMEIDDKPELKEWKVPGVVVNDDEILQFLILLDETELKEKKILLGEDILFLSKVVRFGIELLTRQRFIPYLKITEDKSLACLWQPVFINEEEKKLFSYLKDSMPDAIRCAVTKKSIPSKEKFILGFLTFLINHTIRNSITYNLSEFFVGEGYPAAQRKDDYLLDVARQDVIYSQFKDWSSPLKIKPQAKGFRTCFRLEPAKGNNEPWYLKFLFQAEDDPSLLIDVKDAWEKKNKVEKVGLKGDFHNRLLTDLGVAMRLFPQIERALNEPKPYALKIDTIEAYSFLQEASLLFKECGFGIFVPSFWDMQRKRGTQAGVMMKVAPSTSSSKFGLSQLIKFDWQIAVGDETIPKEEFEKLVKLKIPLVNIRGQWVELQPDAAEHILKYLKTNKEIPLNEFIRLSLGGGDKEGLLFAGFEAEGWLAELLEGLKGDVKIKEIPQPKDFIGTLRPYQIRGLSWMDYMNRFGLGVCLADDMGLGKTIQFIALLLHQKKQGITGPSLLVCPTSVMGNWERELAKFSPNLNVLLHHGHTRLKGKEFKKEAKNKDVIITSFSLIHRDKESLQNLDFRYIALDEAQNIKNPYTRQAQAARSIKADLKVALTGTPIENRLSELWSIMEFLNPGYLRGVTEFRKEFAIPIERYNDEEKANRLKKVISPFILRRLKTDPRIITDLPEKVEANTFCPLTKEQATLYQATVEDMMKKIESKEGIDRKGEVLALLMKLKQICNHPALFLHDRSKLESRSAKLERLKEMLEEVLEENDNALIFTQFAEMGKMIKDYLEDIFLCEVLFLYGGVSRKKREEMIARFQQEDGPRLFVLSLKAGGLGLNLTRANRVFHFDRWWNPAVENQATDRAFRIGQKKNVMVHKFICQGTVEERINELLEKKKGLAEKIVGAGENWITELSTKQLRQLFTLRKEAVMEE, from the coding sequence ATGAAATTACATGGAATATGGATTTTAGAAGATGAGATTGTAGCAAAAGGTAAACTTTTCCTATGGGCAGAACAGTTAAAACCTTACCTGCCTACAAAGCCAAAGAAAACTAATATTCATCCTTATGCACTGCCTTCAAAAAAGATACTTGAATCTATTAAAATTTCTGCAACTTCGCATCAACAGGTTTTACTTCTTCCATCTTATCCAGCATTTCCTATCCCTTCGTCTTTGATGGAGATAGACGATAAACCAGAGCTTAAGGAATGGAAGGTACCAGGTGTTGTAGTAAATGACGATGAGATTTTACAATTTCTTATTTTGCTTGATGAGACGGAATTAAAAGAAAAGAAAATATTACTGGGTGAAGATATACTATTTTTAAGTAAGGTAGTTAGATTTGGCATTGAATTACTTACCAGACAAAGATTCATTCCTTATCTTAAGATTACAGAAGATAAAAGCCTTGCGTGTCTTTGGCAGCCTGTATTTATAAATGAGGAAGAGAAAAAGTTATTTTCTTACCTTAAAGATTCTATGCCTGATGCTATCAGATGTGCAGTTACTAAGAAAAGCATTCCATCAAAAGAAAAATTTATCTTAGGTTTTTTGACCTTCCTGATTAACCATACAATTAGAAATTCTATAACCTATAATTTAAGTGAATTTTTCGTAGGAGAGGGATATCCTGCTGCACAAAGAAAAGATGATTACCTATTGGATGTAGCAAGGCAAGATGTTATTTACTCCCAGTTTAAGGATTGGTCATCTCCTCTTAAAATAAAACCTCAAGCAAAAGGCTTCAGAACATGCTTTCGGCTTGAACCTGCAAAAGGGAATAATGAACCCTGGTATTTAAAATTCCTTTTCCAGGCAGAAGACGACCCAAGTCTCCTGATTGATGTGAAGGATGCCTGGGAGAAAAAGAATAAGGTAGAAAAGGTTGGTTTGAAAGGAGATTTCCATAACAGGCTTCTAACAGACTTAGGAGTTGCTATGCGGCTTTTTCCTCAAATAGAACGGGCATTAAATGAACCTAAACCGTACGCATTAAAGATTGATACAATTGAAGCTTATTCATTTTTACAAGAGGCTTCATTATTATTTAAAGAGTGTGGTTTTGGTATATTCGTCCCATCTTTCTGGGATATGCAGCGTAAAAGGGGAACACAAGCTGGGGTAATGATGAAGGTTGCACCCTCTACAAGTAGCTCTAAATTCGGGCTTTCTCAACTTATAAAATTCGACTGGCAAATAGCAGTAGGTGATGAAACTATTCCTAAAGAGGAATTTGAGAAATTGGTCAAGCTTAAGATTCCATTGGTCAATATAAGGGGGCAATGGGTTGAACTTCAACCTGATGCAGCAGAACATATATTAAAATATCTTAAGACAAACAAAGAGATACCTCTGAATGAATTTATTCGGCTTTCCTTAGGAGGTGGAGATAAGGAGGGATTGTTGTTTGCTGGTTTTGAGGCAGAAGGCTGGCTTGCAGAATTATTGGAAGGGTTGAAAGGTGATGTCAAAATCAAAGAGATTCCTCAGCCAAAAGATTTTATTGGAACTCTTCGTCCATATCAAATAAGGGGTTTATCATGGATGGACTATATGAACAGATTTGGGCTTGGTGTGTGTCTGGCGGATGATATGGGTCTTGGAAAAACTATTCAGTTTATTGCATTATTACTTCATCAGAAAAAGCAGGGGATAACCGGACCTTCACTATTGGTCTGCCCTACATCAGTGATGGGTAACTGGGAAAGGGAATTAGCCAAATTCTCTCCCAACCTTAATGTATTACTTCATCATGGACATACAAGACTTAAAGGCAAGGAATTTAAAAAAGAGGCAAAAAATAAAGATGTTATTATCACCAGTTTCTCTTTGATACATCGAGATAAAGAAAGCCTTCAAAATCTTGATTTTAGATACATAGCTCTTGATGAGGCACAGAATATTAAGAATCCCTATACCAGGCAGGCACAGGCTGCTCGTAGCATTAAAGCAGACCTAAAGGTTGCACTTACAGGTACACCTATTGAAAACAGACTCTCAGAACTCTGGTCGATTATGGAATTTTTAAATCCAGGATATTTAAGAGGTGTTACTGAATTTAGAAAAGAATTTGCTATTCCTATAGAGCGGTATAATGATGAGGAGAAAGCAAATAGGCTTAAAAAGGTAATTTCACCATTTATCCTGCGGCGACTAAAAACCGACCCCAGGATAATCACTGACCTGCCAGAAAAAGTAGAGGCAAATACATTCTGTCCACTTACCAAAGAGCAAGCAACACTGTATCAAGCCACGGTGGAAGATATGATGAAAAAGATTGAATCAAAAGAAGGAATAGATAGGAAAGGAGAGGTATTAGCTTTACTTATGAAACTAAAACAGATATGTAACCACCCTGCCCTATTCTTGCATGATAGGAGTAAACTTGAGTCCCGCTCTGCGAAATTGGAAAGGCTCAAAGAGATGCTTGAGGAGGTATTAGAGGAAAATGATAATGCCTTGATATTCACCCAGTTTGCCGAGATGGGTAAGATGATAAAGGATTACCTTGAGGATATTTTCCTTTGTGAGGTGCTTTTTCTTTATGGTGGAGTATCGAGGAAGAAGCGAGAAGAGATGATTGCCAGATTCCAACAAGAAGATGGCCCACGACTATTCGTGCTTTCCCTTAAGGCAGGCGGCCTGGGATTGAATCTTACCAGAGCTAATCGTGTATTTCATTTTGATAGATGGTGGAATCCTGCAGTAGAAAATCAGGCAACAGATAGAGCCTTTCGTATTGGACAGAAGAAGAATGTTATGGTGCATAAGTTCATCTGCCAGGGAACGGTTGAGGAAAGGATAAATGAGCTATTAGAAAAGAAAAAAGGGTTGGCAGAGAAGATTGTAGGTGCAGGGGAAAATTGGATTACAGAGCTTTCAACAAAACAACTACGCCAGCTTTTTACACTGCGTAAAGAGGCAGTGATGGAGGAATAA
- a CDS encoding cupin domain-containing protein yields MSTSSEMVKKVEEGKIVYFEKEVNVKDLEWNAHSVFKGVSLKHLVKGESTNGKFSCHLVKVESGCQIGEHIHEDKWELHEIIGGKGKGILANKEIFYEVGVSVVIPEGKKHKVIAAEEDLYLLAKFVPALV; encoded by the coding sequence ATGAGTACTTCAAGCGAAATGGTCAAGAAAGTTGAGGAAGGAAAGATTGTCTATTTTGAAAAAGAGGTAAATGTAAAAGATTTGGAATGGAATGCACATTCAGTATTCAAGGGTGTCTCATTAAAGCATCTTGTGAAAGGAGAATCTACAAATGGTAAATTCAGTTGTCATTTGGTGAAGGTAGAATCTGGTTGTCAAATTGGAGAGCATATCCACGAGGATAAATGGGAGTTACATGAGATAATTGGTGGAAAAGGCAAAGGTATTCTTGCTAATAAAGAAATTTTCTATGAAGTAGGTGTTTCTGTTGTAATTCCTGAAGGGAAAAAGCATAAAGTTATTGCTGCCGAAGAAGACTTATATTTGCTGGCAAAATTTGTTCCAGCATTAGTTTAA
- a CDS encoding J domain-containing protein, whose amino-acid sequence MITFKNLDEARRILGLDEEVSLEEIKEAYHNKAKKLHPDKGGEEEQMKRLNQAYKLLISYCSNYKISFRQEDYKRANPDVMERFMHDWMWGDGV is encoded by the coding sequence TTGATAACTTTTAAAAACCTTGATGAAGCAAGAAGAATATTGGGTCTGGATGAAGAGGTCAGCTTAGAAGAAATAAAAGAAGCATATCACAATAAAGCTAAAAAGCTTCATCCGGATAAAGGTGGAGAAGAAGAGCAGATGAAGAGGCTAAACCAAGCATACAAATTGCTTATCTCCTATTGCTCAAACTATAAAATCTCCTTTAGACAAGAGGATTACAAACGGGCTAACCCAGATGTGATGGAACGATTTATGCATGACTGGATGTGGGGTGATGGGGTGTGA